The following coding sequences lie in one Apium graveolens cultivar Ventura chromosome 3, ASM990537v1, whole genome shotgun sequence genomic window:
- the LOC141713592 gene encoding small ribosomal subunit protein uS12 yields MGKTRGMGAGRKLKSHRRRQRWADKSYKKSHLGNEWKKPFAGSSHAKGIVLEKIGIEAKQPNSAIRKCARVQLIKNGKKIAAFVPNDGCLNYIEENDEVLIAGFGRKGHAVGDIPGVRFKVVKVSGVSLLALFKEKKEKPRS; encoded by the exons ATGGG GAAGACAAGGGGAATGGGAGCTGGGCGCAAGCTAAAGTCGCATCGTCGAAGACAAAGATGGGCTGATAAGTCATACAAGAAGTCCCATCTTGGTAATGAGTGGAAGAAGCCGTTTGCTGGGTCTTCCCATGCCAAAGGCATTGTCCTTGAAAAAAT CGGTATTGAGGCTAAGCAGCCTAATTCTGCTATCAGAAAGTGTGCCCGAGTTCAGCTCATTAAAAATGGAAAGAAGATTGCTGCCTTTGTCCCCAATGATGGTTGCTTAAACTACATTGAAGAAAAT GACGAAGTGCTGATTGCTGGATTTGGACGTAAGGGTCATGCTGTTGGTGATATTCCTGGTGTTAGGTTCAAGGTTGTCAAGGTATCTGGTGTTTCCCTTTTGGCTCTCTTTAAGGAGAAAAAGGAGAAACCAAGATCTTAG